A single genomic interval of Armigeres subalbatus isolate Guangzhou_Male chromosome 1, GZ_Asu_2, whole genome shotgun sequence harbors:
- the LOC134207215 gene encoding serine/threonine-protein kinase 32C-like has translation MSVLSDPTCQPYRNRQPSSCEQQDECNAFRLMQSAAHFIRPKVEEEKDVGKQYNNNNNNNRLLNVHPGARISSQRELQQTKLLRGTKFERILAKQTNPLFKPSKDHLNCDPSLELEEMIIETKPLHKKKKRLAKQRSIHRDSQNANQGQLSPLDSQLLKEFLVYNRFKEQKRKAMEKKETEWQQELDQAMASSEADATTTVGRSESVPARLATISEAQPDNGSTNNGTTRSINSSGTKPVSKQADSLDYIDRTPSPKPSI, from the exons ATGTCTGTCCTGTCGGATCCAACTTGCCAACCGTATCGCAACCGTCAGCCGTCGTCCTGCGAGCAGCAGGACGAGTGTAACGCATTTCGGCTGATGCAATCAGCGGCACATTTTATCCGGCCAAA AGTAGAGGAGGAGAAGGATGTAGGGAAGcagtataataataataataataataatcga CTACTCAACGTCCACCCGGGAGCTCGAATCAGCAGCCAGCGAGAACTTCAGCAAACCAAACTCCTTCGAGGTACCAAATTCGAGCGGATTCTGGCCAAGCAAACGAACCCCTTGTTCAAACCATCGAAGGATCACTTGAACTGCGATCCCAGCCTTGAGCTGGAGGAGATGATCATCGAAACCAAGCCGCTCCACAAGAAGAAAAAACGACTCGCCAAGCAGCGGTCCATCCATCGGGACAGTCAAAACGCGAACCAGGGCCAGCTGAGCCCGCTGGATAGTCAACTGttgaaggagttcctggtgTACAACCGGTTCAAGGAGCAAAAACGGAAAGCGATGGAGAAGAAGGAAACCGAGTGGCAGCAGGAGCTGGATCAGGCAATGGCCAGCTCAGAGGCGGATGCGACGACCACGGTGGGACGATCGGAGTCCGTTCCGGCCCGTTTGGCCACGATCAGCGAAGCACAGCCGGACAACGGATCGACCAACAATGGTACCACGCGATCGATCAACAGCAGTGGGACAAAGCCGGTGTCCAAGCAGGCAGACAGCTTGGACTACATCGATCGGACGCCTTCGCCAAAACCGAGCATATAG